In a single window of the Pedococcus dokdonensis genome:
- the wecB gene encoding non-hydrolyzing UDP-N-acetylglucosamine 2-epimerase translates to MGTRPEAVKVAPMMTAMRRAGLNPLLIDTGQQPGRVAEAIAPFGLTPDIGLDIERRAGSLRELINLVSDAVDRLLDTQLPAAVLVQGDTTTAMAVALTAHLRQVPVVHLEAGLRTGDPRNPFPEETNRRLIADLADLHLAPTPRAARALALEGRDGHRVVVTGNTVVDALATLLPAARARTASAQDGRLMRHLVVTVHRREAWGEGVRTVAGSVRELLARYPDLRASVVTHPNPVVAADVESVLAGTDRCDLLPPQPYDDMLTLLCSADVVLTDSGGLQEEAPSIGVPAVVTRWTTERPEGVEAGWADLVGLDRAAILEAVSRRLDDPTRPDTGNPYGDGAAADRSAAAVRWLLGGGARPEDWAGPAMTSHADDLASTR, encoded by the coding sequence GTGGGCACCCGACCCGAAGCAGTGAAGGTCGCCCCGATGATGACGGCGATGCGACGGGCCGGTCTGAACCCGTTGCTGATCGACACCGGCCAACAACCGGGCAGAGTGGCCGAGGCGATCGCGCCCTTCGGCCTGACGCCAGACATCGGCCTCGACATCGAGCGCCGTGCGGGCTCGCTGCGCGAGCTGATCAACCTCGTCAGCGACGCTGTCGACCGCCTGCTCGACACGCAGCTGCCTGCAGCCGTGCTCGTGCAGGGCGACACCACCACAGCCATGGCGGTGGCTCTCACCGCACATCTGCGCCAGGTGCCGGTGGTGCATCTCGAAGCCGGACTGCGCACCGGTGACCCTCGAAATCCCTTTCCCGAGGAGACCAACCGCCGCCTGATCGCAGACCTCGCCGACCTCCACCTTGCCCCGACACCTCGCGCTGCGCGGGCGCTCGCGCTGGAGGGTCGCGACGGACACAGGGTGGTCGTCACAGGAAACACCGTGGTCGACGCGCTGGCCACGCTCCTGCCTGCCGCTCGCGCCCGGACCGCAAGCGCGCAGGACGGGCGCCTGATGCGCCACCTGGTGGTGACCGTCCATCGACGCGAGGCCTGGGGCGAGGGGGTGCGGACCGTGGCGGGCAGCGTTCGTGAGCTCCTGGCGCGATACCCCGACCTCCGGGCGTCAGTGGTCACGCACCCCAACCCCGTGGTCGCTGCCGACGTGGAGTCGGTCCTTGCGGGCACCGATCGCTGTGACCTGCTGCCTCCTCAGCCCTACGACGACATGTTGACCCTGCTGTGCAGTGCCGACGTCGTGCTCACGGACTCGGGAGGCCTCCAGGAGGAGGCGCCGTCGATCGGGGTTCCCGCAGTCGTGACGCGATGGACGACGGAGCGTCCCGAGGGAGTCGAGGCGGGCTGGGCCGACCTCGTCGGCCTCGATCGAGCCGCAATTCTCGAGGCCGTGTCTCGCAGACTCGATGATCCGACCCGCCCCGATACCGGCAATCCCTATGGCGACGGTGCGGCTGCCGACCGGTCGGCAGCCGCGGTCAGGTGGCTGCTCGGTGGAGGCGCCCGGCCCGAGGACTGGGCTGGCCCCGCGATGACTTCTCACGCCGATGATCTCGCGTCGACGCGCTAA
- a CDS encoding class F sortase, which yields MILAAVLIAAAGISAVLLIRGQTPPTLWVAPLPGQDPSEAAPKVVLGADDVPAQAALPMLDPLTIHIPVLEVSGHIGLATVDGDGVLDPPHVSTTVGLWPGSASLASDTGEVTIAGHVNWAGMSPFTFGKLAYLKRGNTIYTSDASGRVTRWRVASVSARGKSEPVDHGAFRGAVGPRRLALITCGGSFDAERRSYVDNVYVYADPVTTPRQAARKGVTAPKSATGARG from the coding sequence GTGATCCTGGCCGCAGTGCTCATCGCAGCGGCCGGCATCAGCGCGGTGCTCCTGATCCGGGGCCAGACCCCCCCGACGTTATGGGTGGCTCCCCTGCCGGGCCAGGATCCGTCCGAGGCTGCTCCCAAGGTGGTCCTGGGCGCAGACGACGTCCCGGCCCAGGCCGCTCTGCCCATGCTCGATCCGCTGACGATCCACATACCCGTTCTCGAGGTCAGCGGTCACATCGGTCTGGCCACCGTTGACGGCGACGGCGTACTGGACCCCCCGCACGTCTCCACCACCGTGGGGCTCTGGCCAGGATCGGCCTCGTTGGCCTCCGACACGGGTGAGGTCACCATCGCCGGCCACGTCAACTGGGCTGGAATGAGCCCGTTCACCTTCGGCAAACTGGCCTACCTCAAGCGTGGAAACACGATCTACACCAGCGATGCGTCCGGAAGGGTCACCCGCTGGAGGGTCGCCAGCGTGAGCGCCCGGGGCAAGTCCGAACCCGTCGACCACGGTGCCTTCCGGGGTGCTGTCGGGCCCCGAAGGCTCGCGCTCATCACGTGTGGCGGATCGTTCGACGCCGAGCGGAGGTCATATGTCGACAACGTCTACGTGTATGCCGACCCCGTGACGACTCCGCGGCAGGCAGCGAGGAAGGGTGTCACCGCACCGAAGAGTGCGACCGGAGCCCGCGGATGA
- a CDS encoding M15 family metallopeptidase: MSRAYLRDTGSPLCVTDSYRSYDEQVRIKATRGRWAATPGTSNHGRGLAVDLCGGVASFGSPAHLWLRQNAPLYGWFHPAWAEPSGALPEPWHWEYAA, encoded by the coding sequence ATGAGCCGCGCCTACCTGCGCGACACCGGCTCGCCGCTGTGCGTCACGGACTCGTACCGGTCCTACGACGAGCAGGTCAGGATCAAGGCAACCCGTGGGCGATGGGCGGCAACGCCGGGCACCAGCAACCACGGCCGCGGTCTCGCGGTCGACCTGTGCGGCGGGGTCGCGAGCTTCGGCTCGCCAGCCCACCTGTGGCTGCGCCAGAACGCCCCCCTCTACGGCTGGTTCCACCCCGCCTGGGCGGAGCCGTCCGGGGCGCTGCCGGAACCATGGCACTGGGAGTATGCCGCCTGA